The proteins below come from a single Methyloprofundus sedimenti genomic window:
- a CDS encoding outer membrane beta-barrel protein: protein MNSGDFIPGLFLGKNSLPEEHLSGSEEHNETEVDEQLNNHILAIHLEQELTEHLILRALVRYGARLYNQPFSYRDTQFFTIGPHLEWIITPDIELLVGYHFERGYTDKDQTAQYQDDIGYINHFASAELKLRLLPELFMNIIFDYEHNDYTSPYENDIHHDSYENVYQGEIEFLYEMTEAIALKAGWQHGNRKFSYETRNVHNNNGWIGVEYHF, encoded by the coding sequence ATGAATTCGGGTGATTTTATTCCCGGGCTATTTTTAGGAAAGAATTCACTACCTGAAGAACACCTTAGCGGCTCAGAAGAACATAATGAAACCGAAGTAGATGAACAATTAAACAATCATATTTTGGCAATACATCTTGAACAAGAGCTCACTGAGCATCTTATTTTACGTGCTTTGGTTCGCTATGGAGCCAGATTATACAACCAGCCTTTTAGCTATCGTGATACCCAGTTTTTTACCATTGGTCCACACCTGGAGTGGATTATTACCCCTGACATTGAGCTATTAGTCGGCTATCATTTTGAACGCGGTTATACCGATAAAGATCAAACCGCCCAATATCAGGATGATATCGGCTATATCAATCATTTTGCATCAGCCGAACTTAAGCTCCGTCTACTACCTGAACTGTTCATGAACATAATCTTTGATTACGAACATAATGATTATACCAGCCCATATGAAAATGATATTCATCATGATAGCTACGAAAATGTTTATCAGGGAGAGATCGAATTTTTGTATGAAATGACTGAAGCAATTGCGCTAAAAGCCGGTTGGCAGCATGGCAACCGAAAATTTAGTTATGAAACACGTAATGTCCATAATAACAATGGCTGGATTGGTGTTGAATATCACTTTTGA
- a CDS encoding IS30 family transposase encodes MNTFNHLTQEERFYIYTQLKQGVSKNQIAITLGRHKSTIGREITRNTGQCGYRYKQAERIAKQRHIDKPKNIKMTAELQQIITPLIKEKWSSDCISGRLKQQGKDSVSHETIYRYILANKAAGGDLYTYLRHQAKPYRKRYGKNDYRGTIPSRVDIDERPQVVDDKTRLGDWEADTVIGKGHKGVLVTLTERVSKLNFAISIERKESELTKEAIINALEPFKRWVHTITFDNGREFCGHEAIAKTLDCGTYFAKPYHSWQRGLNENHNGLLRQYFPKKEPLDKVTQDEVDSAITALNHRPRKGLNYRTPWEVFCQITGVDINNRSYALTVNVKL; translated from the coding sequence ATGAACACGTTTAACCATCTAACCCAAGAGGAAAGATTTTACATTTATACGCAACTAAAACAAGGCGTTTCTAAGAATCAAATAGCCATCACATTGGGGCGTCATAAATCGACTATTGGACGTGAAATTACGCGTAATACAGGTCAGTGTGGTTATCGTTACAAGCAAGCTGAGAGAATAGCTAAACAACGCCATATTGATAAGCCCAAAAACATCAAGATGACGGCTGAGTTACAACAGATAATAACGCCTTTAATCAAAGAGAAATGGAGTTCTGACTGTATTTCAGGACGCTTAAAACAACAAGGTAAGGACTCCGTCAGTCATGAGACTATTTACCGTTATATTTTAGCTAACAAAGCAGCCGGTGGCGATTTGTATACTTATTTGAGGCATCAAGCCAAACCTTATCGTAAGCGATATGGAAAAAATGATTATCGCGGAACGATACCCAGCCGTGTTGATATTGATGAGCGACCACAAGTGGTTGATGATAAAACGCGTTTAGGTGATTGGGAAGCAGATACTGTTATCGGTAAAGGACATAAAGGCGTATTGGTGACGCTGACTGAACGGGTCTCAAAGCTCAACTTCGCCATCTCAATTGAGCGTAAAGAATCTGAACTAACGAAAGAGGCGATTATCAATGCTCTTGAGCCTTTTAAACGTTGGGTTCACACGATTACCTTTGATAATGGACGTGAGTTTTGTGGGCATGAAGCCATTGCAAAAACACTCGACTGCGGCACTTATTTTGCCAAACCGTATCATTCGTGGCAACGAGGTTTAAATGAAAACCACAATGGCTTATTAAGGCAATACTTCCCTAAAAAAGAACCTTTGGATAAGGTAACTCAAGATGAGGTTGATAGTGCAATTACAGCACTTAATCATCGTCCAAGAAAAGGGTTAAATTACAGAACTCCATGGGAAGTATTTTGCCAAATAACGGGGGTTGATATAAATAATAGAAGTTACGCATTGACAGTCAATGTTAAACTATAA
- a CDS encoding IS701 family transposase: MREITRPSTARCTLPMYIGFLLSEPKQASCCRLGEVMSISHDSVNRFLNRESYTGRDLYNEASPTLNLKGGTLSVDDSVLDKPHSQYMAFVSHFWSGKHHRAVKGINLVTLYYTDTQGKHQPVNFRVVDKAEGKTKNDYFLDMLAEVLSWGLEPGFVTGDSWYSCVKNLKRIRNHQIGLLFALESNRLVSVEEGTWVQVKQLEVPEEGLVVWLKNFGYVKLFRTKLKDQLRHYISALPNDEQTKSFGSRDFTEQHDRHWQIEQYHRAIKQVCNIERFQVRSKGAIKNHLFAAICGFVQLQKLSFAEVISNCYSVQRNLFKDIMASFIETFMPNISHLNPEFQPVVNA; encoded by the coding sequence ATAAGAGAAATAACCCGCCCATCAACTGCTCGTTGTACTTTACCGATGTACATAGGATTTTTGTTAAGTGAGCCTAAACAGGCTAGCTGTTGCCGGCTAGGAGAAGTTATGTCAATTTCACATGATAGCGTCAACCGATTTCTGAATCGTGAATCGTATACCGGGCGCGATTTATATAACGAAGCCAGTCCTACTTTGAATTTAAAGGGCGGAACCTTAAGTGTTGACGATAGCGTACTGGATAAGCCTCATAGTCAGTACATGGCTTTTGTCAGTCATTTTTGGTCAGGCAAGCATCACCGAGCGGTCAAAGGGATTAACCTTGTTACTTTGTACTACACGGATACTCAAGGAAAACACCAACCTGTCAATTTTCGAGTGGTAGATAAAGCCGAAGGGAAAACAAAAAATGACTACTTTCTGGATATGCTTGCAGAGGTATTATCTTGGGGGCTTGAGCCAGGCTTTGTAACAGGAGATAGTTGGTACAGTTGCGTAAAAAATCTTAAACGGATTAGAAATCATCAGATAGGATTGCTCTTTGCGCTGGAAAGTAACCGCTTGGTTTCTGTTGAAGAAGGAACATGGGTTCAAGTTAAGCAACTAGAAGTTCCAGAGGAAGGCTTGGTCGTTTGGCTCAAAAATTTTGGGTACGTGAAATTATTTCGGACAAAGTTGAAAGACCAACTTCGCCATTATATAAGTGCACTACCTAATGACGAGCAAACCAAGTCCTTTGGCAGTAGGGATTTTACCGAACAACATGATCGGCATTGGCAAATTGAGCAATATCATCGTGCAATTAAGCAAGTATGTAACATTGAGCGATTTCAGGTTCGCAGCAAAGGAGCCATTAAAAATCACCTTTTTGCTGCAATTTGTGGGTTTGTTCAATTACAAAAATTGAGCTTCGCAGAGGTCATTAGTAATTGCTATAGCGTGCAAAGAAATTTATTCAAAGATATCATGGCTTCATTTATTGAGACGTTTATGCCAAATATAAGCCATTTAAACCCAGAATTTCAACCTGTCGTCAATGCGTAA